One genomic window of Marinobacter adhaerens HP15 includes the following:
- a CDS encoding DUF2237 family protein, giving the protein MEMSESVNVLGEKLETCGKDPITGFYRDGCCNVGPDDFGLHAVCAVVTDEFLEFSKAQGNDLSTPRPEFGFEGLKAGDSWCLCAGRWQEAFEAGCAPRVRLRATHRAALEKCALDDLKSHGADLS; this is encoded by the coding sequence ATGGAAATGTCCGAATCGGTAAACGTACTTGGCGAAAAACTCGAAACCTGCGGCAAAGACCCGATCACCGGCTTTTACCGCGATGGCTGCTGCAACGTCGGCCCGGATGATTTTGGCCTGCACGCCGTCTGCGCCGTGGTAACCGACGAATTCCTCGAATTCTCCAAAGCCCAGGGCAACGACCTCAGCACCCCCAGGCCTGAATTCGGCTTCGAAGGCCTGAAAGCGGGCGATAGCTGGTGCCTGTGTGCCGGCCGGTGGCAGGAAGCCTTTGAAGCCGGCTGCGCCCCCAGGGTCCGACTGCGGGCTACCCATCGGGCTGCCCTTGAAAAATGCGCCCTGGACGACCTCAAGTCTCATGGTGCCGACCTTAGCTGA
- a CDS encoding ATP-dependent helicase yields MRERYPLYQQAVTIPAMPTEPQIPETTNLPDFLTDEQRAIITAGYENSVITAVAGSGKTSTLAWRIRYLLEQGHDPDRMLVLMFNRSARVDFERKLQEVCARSGLALPEIRTYHAMGLRLYKRFVREGYLPGFSDKILTEQEISFQAWQLTRRLAPEDLADEIRRNKKDFVETATGFIDLVKTTLSPAEIVFEELGYSDKHKYLIDLFHSFEQWRKSQGRISYADMLYEPVMAIHQNPPLQRLVGNKMDLILVDEYQDTNEIQHLLLRYVAGDRARVTVVGDPDQTIYEFRGAKPEFILKRFSDEFESPLEQTLSYTFRYGHRVALLANHLICHNTGRKDVLCHSHASTPGTEITLHRSESDADTVLQILQGQSEPALAGTAILFRVWSQSVPIELKLLARQIPYRIDAGKGALFSREVQAITALLMVVTGKLENLPDEDRLELARQLLRFPHVGLKEPELEQLARFLAGFSSGWHERLLAMDFDALAPMAARKLRKLGEVLAQLHSYGGPVAGLISVYAEHTDLYEGIRSLALTHESAEERIDTIQGFRQYLKSLDVTAEGALEHLKTLKQQAGEKQQGGVLLSTIHRTKGLEWPTVIIPGLQEKYLPYSPRPQDNARAFLESERRLLYVAMTRTRQQLHLITRPASKQPHLDGDLGPSRFVEECCFELAEEFGRWLDERSPAESSTTRLTAPLTPVSQRYADRESVTLEGQAATFENSTEPLWHQKRLGHAIFGPGSVVAEDENSFEVHFDNGEVLNFSKKSAHLYFSALA; encoded by the coding sequence ATGCGGGAGCGGTATCCGCTCTACCAGCAGGCCGTTACAATACCGGCCATGCCGACCGAACCCCAAATTCCTGAGACCACCAACCTCCCGGATTTCCTCACCGATGAGCAGCGGGCGATTATCACCGCGGGCTATGAGAATTCGGTGATTACCGCCGTAGCCGGCAGTGGCAAGACGTCGACGCTGGCCTGGCGAATCCGGTATCTGCTGGAACAGGGCCACGATCCGGACCGGATGCTGGTGTTGATGTTCAACCGCAGCGCCCGGGTGGATTTCGAGCGCAAGCTGCAGGAGGTGTGCGCCCGGAGCGGGCTGGCGCTGCCGGAGATACGGACGTATCACGCCATGGGCTTGAGGTTGTACAAGAGGTTTGTTCGGGAGGGCTATCTGCCGGGGTTTTCGGACAAAATCCTGACCGAGCAGGAGATCAGCTTCCAGGCCTGGCAGTTGACCCGACGGCTGGCGCCGGAGGATCTGGCGGATGAAATCCGGCGCAACAAGAAAGATTTTGTCGAGACGGCGACGGGGTTTATTGATCTGGTGAAAACAACGCTGTCGCCGGCGGAGATCGTGTTTGAGGAGCTGGGGTACTCGGACAAGCACAAATACCTCATTGACCTGTTCCACAGCTTTGAACAGTGGCGTAAGAGCCAGGGGCGGATCAGCTACGCCGACATGCTGTACGAGCCGGTGATGGCGATTCACCAGAATCCGCCTTTGCAGCGGCTGGTAGGCAACAAGATGGATCTGATTCTGGTAGATGAGTACCAGGACACCAATGAAATCCAGCACCTGCTGCTGCGCTACGTGGCTGGAGACCGGGCCCGGGTGACGGTTGTTGGCGACCCGGACCAGACGATCTACGAGTTCCGGGGCGCAAAGCCCGAGTTCATTCTCAAGCGGTTCAGCGATGAGTTCGAAAGCCCGCTGGAGCAGACGCTCAGCTATACCTTCCGGTACGGCCATCGCGTCGCTTTGCTCGCCAACCATCTGATCTGTCACAACACCGGTCGCAAAGATGTGCTTTGCCATTCCCACGCTTCCACGCCCGGCACGGAGATCACCCTGCATCGGTCGGAAAGCGATGCCGATACCGTGCTGCAGATTCTTCAGGGCCAATCGGAACCGGCTCTGGCAGGCACGGCCATACTGTTCCGGGTCTGGAGTCAGAGTGTCCCTATCGAGCTGAAGTTGCTGGCTCGTCAGATTCCCTACCGGATTGATGCCGGCAAAGGCGCGCTGTTCAGCCGGGAAGTTCAGGCGATCACTGCCCTTCTGATGGTGGTGACCGGGAAACTGGAAAACCTGCCGGACGAGGATCGCCTGGAGCTGGCACGACAGCTGTTGCGCTTTCCTCATGTGGGTCTGAAAGAGCCGGAGCTGGAGCAGTTGGCGCGTTTCCTGGCAGGATTTTCCAGTGGCTGGCACGAGCGTCTGCTGGCGATGGACTTCGACGCGCTTGCGCCCATGGCCGCCCGCAAGCTCAGGAAACTCGGCGAAGTGCTTGCCCAACTGCACAGCTACGGAGGTCCGGTTGCAGGACTGATCAGTGTCTATGCCGAGCACACTGATCTTTACGAGGGCATCCGCAGCCTGGCGCTGACGCATGAGAGTGCCGAGGAACGGATCGATACGATACAAGGATTCCGGCAGTACCTTAAAAGCCTTGATGTCACAGCTGAAGGCGCCCTGGAGCACCTGAAAACCCTCAAGCAACAGGCGGGTGAAAAACAGCAGGGTGGGGTGCTGCTCTCAACGATTCACCGCACCAAGGGTCTGGAATGGCCAACAGTTATCATTCCCGGACTGCAGGAGAAATACCTGCCGTACAGCCCCCGCCCCCAGGACAATGCCAGAGCATTTCTGGAAAGCGAGCGACGGCTGCTGTATGTGGCCATGACACGCACACGCCAGCAGCTTCACCTGATCACCCGACCGGCCAGCAAGCAACCGCACCTGGACGGCGATCTGGGCCCAAGCCGTTTCGTGGAAGAGTGCTGCTTTGAGCTTGCCGAGGAATTCGGTCGCTGGCTGGATGAGCGATCTCCGGCAGAATCATCAACCACTCGGTTAACTGCCCCCCTGACACCGGTCAGCCAGCGTTACGCCGACCGGGAGAGCGTCACCCTTGAGGGCCAGGCGGCAACATTCGAAAACTCAACGGAACCACTCTGGCATCAAAAACGTCTTGGCCACGCGATCTTTGGTCCCGGCTCGGTGGTCGCCGAAGATGAGAATTCTTTCGAGGTACATTTCGACAACGGCGAGGTGCTTAACTTCAGTAAAAAAAGCGCGCATCTGTATTTTTCCGCTCTGGCCTGA
- a CDS encoding OmpA family protein, which produces MNVMRPISAAVLAATLATPAMADRQETVYINPFAGFQLFDDKRDLSETGTFGVGVEYRFRPHWSVEALYSRADADRKYVPGESEFDEVRVDGTYYFAGPDEAWNPYVSLGAGHADFGSDNSGVRTAGSNHDETRVNVGTGFRYNINDAVSLRGDLREFHGIDESTFDTQVSLGISFAFTRTVAQAAPAPARPADADGDGVPDSRDQCPGTPAGATVDSNGCEPDSDRDGVADSRDQCPDTPRGAEVNSRGCELDSDNDGVVNSKDQCPDTTAGADVDASGCEGVTETIQTFTIEVQFPTNSSVIGNAYDEEIRRVADFMQENPETIVEIAGHSDSRGDADYNQFLSQRRAEAVAGRLTGPLGVDPARVEAVGYGEEQPIASNNTADGRAANRRVEARIQVRR; this is translated from the coding sequence ATGAACGTCATGCGTCCGATTTCCGCGGCTGTACTGGCCGCTACCCTGGCAACCCCGGCCATGGCCGATCGTCAGGAAACCGTTTACATCAACCCGTTTGCCGGTTTTCAGCTGTTTGACGACAAGCGCGATCTGAGCGAAACCGGCACCTTCGGCGTTGGTGTGGAATACCGCTTCCGTCCCCACTGGTCGGTAGAGGCGCTTTACTCACGTGCCGATGCAGACCGCAAATACGTGCCGGGCGAATCGGAATTTGATGAAGTCCGGGTTGACGGTACCTACTACTTTGCAGGCCCGGACGAAGCCTGGAACCCATACGTGTCTCTGGGCGCAGGCCATGCAGACTTTGGTTCGGACAACAGTGGCGTTCGCACCGCGGGCAGCAATCATGACGAAACCCGAGTGAACGTGGGTACCGGCTTCCGCTACAACATCAACGACGCCGTATCACTGCGCGGCGACCTCCGTGAATTCCACGGCATCGATGAGAGCACCTTCGACACTCAGGTCTCTCTGGGCATCAGTTTTGCGTTTACCCGCACCGTGGCACAAGCGGCTCCGGCGCCTGCGCGCCCGGCAGATGCAGATGGTGATGGCGTGCCGGATTCACGGGACCAGTGCCCCGGCACCCCGGCAGGCGCAACCGTTGACAGCAATGGCTGCGAGCCGGATTCGGATCGCGACGGCGTGGCCGACAGTCGTGACCAGTGCCCGGACACACCGCGCGGTGCGGAAGTAAACAGCCGTGGATGTGAGCTGGACAGCGATAATGACGGCGTGGTCAACAGCAAAGACCAGTGCCCGGATACCACCGCTGGCGCGGACGTGGATGCATCCGGCTGTGAAGGTGTAACTGAAACCATCCAGACCTTCACCATCGAAGTCCAGTTCCCGACCAACAGCTCGGTCATCGGCAATGCCTACGATGAGGAAATTCGTCGCGTCGCAGACTTTATGCAGGAAAACCCGGAAACCATCGTGGAAATTGCCGGCCACTCTGACAGCCGCGGTGACGCGGACTACAACCAGTTCCTGTCCCAGCGTCGCGCTGAAGCAGTTGCCGGCCGTCTGACCGGGCCTCTGGGTGTTGATCCGGCACGAGTGGAAGCCGTAGGTTACGGTGAGGAGCAGCCGATCGCGTCCAACAACACAGCGGACGGCCGAGCTGCCAACCGCCGGGTTGAAGCGCGCATTCAGGTTCGCCGTTAA
- a CDS encoding DUF4124 domain-containing protein yields the protein MFLKKCEEPMLRAMALIFTLSVLAVPAQSQVFRCEKDGNTVFSDQPCGEDAESLELRDNRIGGSFNQNLPVQESPDPEEQTEESEQEKEAGTCRFINSTDLRRYLVREQVVRGMTRDNVRRAFGNPPETYTSPQEVWIYQTRYYGALYELTYVYFRDGCVERVEYRKP from the coding sequence TTGTTTCTGAAAAAATGCGAGGAACCGATGCTCAGAGCCATGGCACTGATCTTCACGCTCTCTGTTCTGGCAGTGCCGGCGCAGTCCCAGGTTTTTCGCTGCGAAAAAGACGGCAATACGGTGTTCTCGGACCAGCCCTGCGGCGAGGATGCTGAATCGCTTGAGCTACGGGATAACCGCATTGGCGGCAGTTTCAATCAGAACCTCCCGGTGCAGGAGTCCCCTGATCCAGAAGAACAGACAGAAGAGTCAGAACAAGAAAAAGAGGCCGGCACATGCCGTTTTATCAACTCCACCGATTTGCGTCGTTATCTGGTTCGCGAGCAGGTGGTGCGGGGCATGACCCGGGACAACGTGCGCCGTGCTTTCGGCAACCCTCCTGAAACCTACACCAGCCCCCAGGAAGTCTGGATCTACCAGACCCGCTATTATGGCGCGCTCTATGAGCTGACCTATGTGTATTTCAGGGATGGCTGTGTTGAACGGGTTGAGTACCGGAAACCCTGA
- a CDS encoding methyltransferase — MTLPPAASLHHGAESFYQHWQQLNDWLVQHSEFWQPAPFMTPEPAWARLYPELGTMLAELTDGECQQLDGSPVELAARVASWLPSLDRYADMVQLPELLPAPEKASEATLPEIRATDMPGRKRLQSGAFTAALIPLEHPALDWCCGKGHLSRTLAPFCPGEIQGFEWNPELVRDGNRLAQQFGDPVSIRCQDVMAEDLSLPSRHHGVALHACGDLHRQLLKRGSEAGLPRLSVSPCCYHLTEMEHYRPLSQRAADHPKALQPSRNDLRLAVQETVTAPARVREQTRLVSQWRLGFDGLQRQLRGCDEYLPVPSNPPRLLNEGFPAFCRWAAAKKQLRLPDTVDFDHWQAFGVQRLAEVRRHELVRHLFRRPLELWMVLDYALFLEEQGYRVRLGHFCDRSLTPRNLLLDAVRVSGTQPVQHSHP; from the coding sequence ATGACGTTACCTCCGGCGGCGAGTTTACACCACGGCGCGGAATCTTTTTACCAGCATTGGCAGCAGCTGAACGACTGGCTGGTACAGCATTCCGAGTTCTGGCAACCGGCGCCGTTCATGACGCCGGAGCCTGCCTGGGCGCGTCTTTATCCGGAACTGGGCACCATGCTGGCGGAACTAACCGATGGGGAATGCCAGCAACTGGATGGCAGCCCGGTTGAGTTGGCGGCTCGGGTTGCCTCATGGTTGCCGTCCCTCGACCGTTACGCCGACATGGTTCAACTGCCGGAGCTGTTGCCGGCACCCGAAAAGGCATCAGAGGCGACGCTCCCGGAAATCCGGGCCACGGATATGCCCGGTCGGAAACGCCTGCAGTCGGGCGCCTTTACGGCGGCACTGATACCGCTGGAACACCCCGCCCTGGACTGGTGTTGTGGTAAGGGCCATCTGTCCCGGACACTGGCGCCGTTTTGCCCCGGTGAGATACAGGGTTTCGAGTGGAATCCGGAGCTGGTGCGCGATGGCAACCGACTGGCACAACAGTTCGGAGATCCCGTGTCGATCCGCTGCCAGGATGTCATGGCAGAGGATTTGTCGCTTCCCAGCCGTCACCACGGTGTTGCACTGCATGCTTGTGGCGATCTGCACCGACAGTTGCTGAAGCGAGGCAGTGAAGCCGGGTTGCCAAGATTGAGTGTCTCGCCCTGCTGCTACCACCTCACTGAGATGGAACACTACCGGCCGCTTTCACAGCGGGCGGCGGATCACCCAAAAGCGCTGCAGCCGAGCCGTAACGATCTTCGGCTTGCGGTTCAGGAAACCGTGACGGCACCGGCCCGGGTGAGGGAACAGACCCGCCTTGTCAGCCAGTGGCGCCTGGGATTTGATGGTCTGCAGCGGCAACTTCGTGGGTGTGATGAGTATCTGCCGGTTCCTTCGAATCCGCCCCGCCTTTTGAACGAAGGCTTTCCCGCCTTTTGCCGTTGGGCGGCGGCAAAAAAGCAGCTCCGATTACCCGATACGGTGGACTTTGATCACTGGCAGGCGTTTGGCGTGCAACGGCTGGCCGAGGTTCGCCGCCATGAGCTGGTCAGGCATCTGTTCCGGCGTCCTCTGGAGCTCTGGATGGTCTTGGATTACGCGCTCTTTCTGGAAGAGCAGGGGTACAGGGTCAGGCTGGGGCATTTCTGCGATCGTTCACTGACACCCCGCAACCTCCTGCTCGATGCGGTCAGGGTTTCCGGTACTCAACCCGTTCAACACAGCCATCCCTGA
- a CDS encoding tRNA/rRNA methyltransferase produces the protein MQLAFVLVEPKVPENVGAAARALCTMGFGELWLVNSDLHTRPEAHWLAHGSDHILDNARIFPDLAAVRNSVDLLMGTSAKTRHQRQDWHGPSDLRKVLATKGASVATAALVFGREDRGLSNEELALCDLLTGIPMKVTYPSLNLAQSVMLYAWEMSGLSDAMDIRHEPADDNRLGALRGRLETLLPELDTPPEGKLSQWVFERLPLLSDRDIGFVHTLCSNIERAVDCRSQSRSNSKAEQDG, from the coding sequence ATGCAACTGGCCTTTGTACTTGTTGAACCCAAGGTTCCGGAAAACGTCGGTGCAGCCGCCCGTGCGCTGTGCACCATGGGTTTCGGCGAACTGTGGTTGGTCAATTCCGATCTGCACACCCGCCCGGAAGCCCACTGGCTGGCCCATGGCAGCGACCATATCCTGGACAATGCGCGCATTTTCCCCGATCTGGCTGCGGTAAGAAACTCCGTAGACCTGCTGATGGGGACCTCCGCCAAGACCCGGCATCAGCGCCAGGATTGGCACGGCCCCTCAGATCTGCGGAAGGTTCTGGCCACGAAGGGTGCGTCCGTGGCAACCGCAGCACTGGTGTTTGGCCGGGAAGATCGCGGGCTGTCCAATGAAGAGCTGGCTCTCTGCGATCTGTTAACCGGCATCCCCATGAAGGTCACCTACCCCTCCCTGAACCTTGCCCAGTCGGTGATGCTCTACGCCTGGGAAATGTCCGGGCTTTCGGATGCCATGGATATCCGGCATGAACCTGCCGATGACAATCGTCTTGGCGCGCTCCGCGGCCGGCTCGAAACCTTACTACCGGAGCTGGACACTCCGCCGGAAGGGAAACTGTCCCAGTGGGTCTTTGAGCGGCTGCCGTTATTGTCTGATCGGGATATCGGGTTTGTTCATACGCTGTGCTCGAACATTGAGCGCGCTGTGGATTGCAGATCTCAGTCGCGCTCGAATTCCAAGGCGGAGCAGGACGGATAG
- a CDS encoding D-amino acid dehydrogenase — translation MHIAVVGGGVVGMTTAYELNRRGHQVTVLERHSMAGNETSKANAAQRSYGVVYPWADPAIVFKAIPWILKQDGPLKLRFPPSVETLKFMFATLRYAWSPGLFGLNRRAMLRLGIHSRERFMALEKELDLSFDGDHQGLLHLASTPEALEGYRTTHELLNELGIPSRLLTPEQVRDAEPGMVGNGPLYGALSYDTDGTGDCHKFSRELAKVCEAKGIVVRYNVEAEKLIADDQRVSAISVRNSDGVMEALEVDAVVISAGCWSNHLVQPLGLELPIYPVKGYSLTVPMKDPEQGPASTIHDDNFKVVSTRLGDRLRATGFVELADFNRDIPEARLATIRKSVESRFPGCADLDAAETWTGFRPMTPDGPAIIGRGPRENLYLNTGHGTFGWTLSAGSADVIAQVIEGEEPSVCLDAFRPGRFRE, via the coding sequence ATGCACATTGCTGTTGTTGGTGGCGGCGTGGTGGGAATGACCACCGCCTATGAACTGAATCGCCGGGGCCACCAGGTGACTGTGCTGGAACGTCATTCAATGGCCGGCAACGAGACCAGCAAGGCCAACGCGGCCCAGCGATCCTATGGGGTGGTGTACCCCTGGGCCGATCCCGCGATTGTGTTCAAGGCCATCCCCTGGATCCTCAAGCAGGATGGCCCCCTGAAACTTCGCTTCCCGCCGTCTGTGGAAACACTCAAGTTCATGTTTGCTACGCTCCGTTACGCCTGGTCGCCAGGGCTGTTCGGGTTGAATCGCCGCGCCATGTTGCGCCTCGGTATCCACAGCCGGGAGCGATTCATGGCGCTTGAGAAGGAGCTTGATCTGTCCTTCGATGGCGACCACCAGGGTCTGCTGCACCTGGCGAGCACACCGGAAGCGCTGGAAGGCTACCGGACGACCCATGAACTGCTGAACGAACTGGGCATCCCTTCCCGTTTGCTCACACCCGAACAGGTGCGCGACGCCGAGCCCGGCATGGTTGGCAATGGTCCGCTTTATGGCGCCCTGAGCTATGACACCGACGGAACCGGCGATTGCCACAAATTTTCCCGGGAACTCGCTAAAGTCTGCGAGGCAAAGGGGATAGTGGTTCGTTACAACGTGGAAGCGGAAAAGCTGATTGCCGATGACCAGAGGGTCAGCGCAATTTCAGTCAGAAACAGCGATGGAGTCATGGAAGCCCTGGAAGTGGATGCCGTGGTGATCAGCGCCGGGTGTTGGTCCAACCACCTGGTTCAGCCCCTCGGCCTCGAACTGCCCATCTATCCGGTAAAAGGTTACAGCCTGACGGTCCCCATGAAGGACCCGGAACAAGGCCCCGCTTCCACCATTCACGATGACAACTTCAAAGTGGTTTCTACTCGTCTGGGCGATCGATTACGCGCCACAGGGTTTGTCGAGCTGGCGGATTTCAATAGAGACATTCCGGAGGCGAGGCTGGCCACGATCCGAAAATCGGTGGAGTCCCGGTTCCCCGGCTGCGCCGATCTCGACGCCGCCGAAACCTGGACCGGCTTCCGCCCCATGACCCCGGATGGCCCTGCGATTATCGGGCGAGGCCCCAGAGAGAACCTCTATTTGAATACCGGCCACGGCACCTTCGGCTGGACTCTCTCTGCCGGCAGTGCCGATGTCATCGCCCAGGTAATTGAAGGCGAGGAACCGTCCGTTTGCCTGGATGCCTTCCGCCCAGGAAGATTCCGGGAGTAG
- a CDS encoding polyphosphate kinase 2 family protein, which produces MKLSAFASSFLYDPGKPRFRDYPTFLDGDDTTLPGLEASLDQIGEYQRRLWANQSRAVLLVTHGPDTSGKDSLIRTLATYADPAGFHAWSFSRPRGAETRHDFLWRVTPFLPGFGEMVAFNRSHHEAVIAERVWPVHEADSYNWENRYRSIRNFENHLVEEGTTVIKIWLNLSEDEHRQRLLKRLDKPRKRWKFDRSDIDGWEKRREYEAFAEEAIAATHTEQAPWFIVPGDRKPQARPIVAAILAEQLQKLAPEYPKEDESVLKEYRRLLAKTGVE; this is translated from the coding sequence ATGAAATTGTCGGCGTTTGCCAGTTCTTTTCTCTACGACCCTGGAAAACCCAGATTCCGGGATTACCCGACTTTTCTGGATGGCGATGACACCACCCTGCCAGGGTTGGAAGCCAGTCTGGATCAGATCGGTGAATACCAGCGCCGGCTCTGGGCCAACCAGTCCAGGGCGGTTCTATTGGTTACCCACGGCCCGGACACCAGTGGAAAAGACAGCCTGATCCGTACTCTGGCAACCTACGCCGACCCCGCTGGTTTCCATGCCTGGTCGTTCAGCCGGCCGAGGGGGGCCGAAACCCGCCATGACTTTCTCTGGCGGGTCACGCCGTTTCTGCCCGGCTTTGGTGAGATGGTCGCCTTCAATCGCAGCCATCATGAGGCTGTGATCGCAGAACGGGTCTGGCCGGTTCATGAAGCAGACAGCTATAACTGGGAAAACCGTTACCGCTCCATCCGGAACTTCGAGAATCATCTCGTGGAAGAGGGCACCACGGTGATCAAGATCTGGCTCAACCTGTCTGAGGATGAGCATCGCCAGAGGCTTCTCAAGCGTCTGGACAAGCCGCGCAAGCGCTGGAAGTTTGATCGGTCCGATATCGATGGCTGGGAAAAACGCAGGGAGTACGAAGCGTTTGCCGAGGAAGCCATTGCCGCGACCCATACAGAGCAGGCACCCTGGTTTATCGTGCCGGGCGATCGGAAGCCCCAGGCGCGCCCGATTGTCGCAGCCATACTGGCTGAGCAATTGCAGAAACTGGCGCCGGAATATCCGAAAGAAGATGAAAGCGTTTTAAAAGAGTACCGGCGTCTTCTGGCGAAGACCGGCGTGGAGTAA
- a CDS encoding TatD family hydrolase: MSKKRREIPVFDQPIIETHCHLDYLTDRPLEETLEQAKGVNIEKVITIAVSPDNLARVRELSQVAPWVYGTQGIHPHDAESYSDDVEAEIRAHARDEKIVAVGEIGLDYFYDNADRDVQREVFRRQLQIACDTDRPVVIHSREADEDTIEILGEFETTLKRRGVIHSFTSGPGLARYALDQGWCLGFNGITTFNKAENVRDIVRMAPIEQILLETDSPFLTPVPYRGKENAPFYLPFVAEKIAEVKELPLDEVIGKTYANSLRTFFPGE; encoded by the coding sequence ATGAGTAAAAAACGTCGCGAGATTCCCGTATTCGATCAGCCGATCATCGAAACCCACTGTCACCTGGATTACCTCACGGACCGCCCGCTTGAGGAAACCCTGGAGCAGGCAAAAGGGGTCAATATCGAGAAAGTGATCACCATTGCGGTGTCCCCGGACAACCTTGCCAGAGTACGCGAACTCAGCCAGGTTGCGCCTTGGGTTTATGGTACTCAGGGGATCCACCCCCACGATGCTGAAAGCTATTCTGATGACGTGGAAGCCGAAATCCGTGCCCACGCCCGGGACGAGAAGATCGTTGCGGTGGGCGAGATCGGGCTGGACTATTTTTACGACAACGCCGACCGGGACGTGCAGCGCGAGGTGTTCCGGCGCCAGCTCCAGATCGCCTGTGACACAGACAGACCCGTGGTGATTCATAGCCGGGAAGCCGACGAGGATACCATCGAGATCCTGGGCGAGTTTGAGACCACCCTCAAGCGCCGTGGCGTCATTCACAGCTTCACGTCCGGCCCCGGGCTTGCACGCTATGCCCTGGATCAGGGCTGGTGCCTGGGCTTCAACGGTATCACCACGTTCAACAAGGCGGAGAATGTACGGGACATCGTGCGCATGGCGCCGATCGAGCAGATCCTGCTGGAAACCGATTCCCCCTTCCTGACCCCGGTGCCCTACCGCGGGAAGGAAAATGCACCGTTTTACCTGCCTTTTGTCGCCGAGAAAATCGCCGAGGTGAAAGAACTGCCTCTGGACGAGGTGATTGGTAAGACTTACGCAAACAGCCTGAGGACGTTTTTCCCCGGCGAATGA
- a CDS encoding HD-GYP domain-containing protein has protein sequence MIKRVPISALKVGMYITDLNNDWIPHNTQRKRGVIKKEETIEKIRRMGVEFVYIDASKGLDTQDSETAAEVDRRNESALQKAGELTPGLRPYVPLAEEMVIAQQIHSQAQGLVGEFMNHAKVGGAIDVAPIHQLADELQHSVLRNANALSCLGRIREKDNYLLEHSVNLSVLMSLFGNYRGLSSDVLHQTIVGALLHDLGKILTPDEILHKPGRLTAEEFEVMKLHARHSRDILATTEGIGELTVITAAQHHERLDGTGYPEGLKGDEISEYGRMVAISDVYDAITADRVYHKGMTPTQGLKKLLEWSGTHLDPSLVKQFIRCLGLYPVGSLVLLESGRLGVVVEANESDQRLPTVRIMYHTKFRMPITLETLDLAKPGTQDRILRAVDPETYKIDVRKFLA, from the coding sequence ATGATCAAACGCGTCCCCATTTCAGCACTCAAGGTCGGCATGTACATAACCGACCTGAACAACGACTGGATTCCCCACAACACCCAGCGCAAGCGCGGTGTGATCAAAAAAGAGGAAACCATCGAGAAAATCCGCCGTATGGGCGTGGAGTTTGTCTATATCGATGCCTCGAAGGGGCTCGACACCCAGGACTCGGAAACCGCCGCCGAGGTGGATCGCCGGAATGAGTCGGCCCTGCAAAAGGCGGGTGAACTGACGCCCGGCCTGCGGCCCTATGTACCACTTGCCGAAGAAATGGTCATCGCCCAGCAGATCCATAGCCAGGCCCAGGGGCTGGTGGGCGAGTTCATGAATCACGCCAAGGTGGGCGGCGCCATTGATGTGGCCCCCATCCATCAGTTGGCAGACGAACTACAGCATTCTGTGCTCCGAAATGCCAACGCCCTGAGCTGTCTGGGACGCATCCGGGAAAAGGACAATTACCTGCTGGAACACTCGGTCAATCTGAGTGTGCTGATGTCCCTTTTCGGAAACTACCGGGGCCTGTCGTCTGACGTCCTGCACCAGACCATCGTTGGCGCCCTGCTCCACGACCTTGGCAAGATCCTTACACCCGACGAGATACTGCACAAACCCGGCCGCCTGACTGCCGAAGAGTTCGAGGTGATGAAACTCCACGCCCGCCATTCACGGGACATTCTGGCTACCACAGAGGGCATTGGCGAGCTCACCGTCATCACGGCGGCCCAGCACCACGAACGCCTCGACGGCACAGGCTATCCAGAGGGTCTGAAGGGTGATGAGATCTCGGAATACGGTCGCATGGTGGCGATCAGCGATGTATACGATGCCATCACCGCAGACCGGGTCTATCACAAGGGCATGACACCAACACAGGGTCTGAAGAAGCTTCTGGAGTGGAGCGGCACTCACCTCGATCCCAGTCTGGTCAAACAGTTTATCCGGTGCCTGGGCCTTTACCCGGTGGGCTCGCTGGTGCTTCTGGAAAGTGGTCGCCTTGGCGTCGTGGTTGAAGCCAATGAAAGTGACCAGAGGCTGCCGACTGTGCGCATTATGTACCACACCAAATTCCGAATGCCGATCACGCTAGAAACCCTCGATCTCGCGAAACCGGGCACACAGGACCGGATTCTGCGAGCCGTTGATCCGGAAACCTACAAGATTGATGTCCGGAAATTCCTCGCCTGA